Proteins from a single region of Corynebacterium pseudogenitalium:
- a CDS encoding iron-siderophore ABC transporter substrate-binding protein gives MTLFTPRALKGIAATFTAALMLASCSTGSSDSTTAPETSNANGSEERIVTMGLGDVDTVLALGEQPVGYATWQQEGSGDPSGLGPWAKDKLTVDPNPIRDTTTELSTDTAERVASLNPTKIIAVNSGLEADKKALLEQIAPTTFHSDAYQDWQVPWDEQIKEISKALNKEAEGEKLIADSEQAFQDFREAHPELQGKTAVIGMPYDGKFGVYTSGDGRGSFIEKLGFKIPEKFNGDGSSFFLDWSPENYVDFNDVDYLFVLDYYGAIDALKNDENFMDLDVNKRGGVYWLDTDTANAMSMPNPLTIPYAIEQIKKSL, from the coding sequence TTGACACTCTTTACCCCTCGCGCCCTGAAGGGGATCGCAGCCACGTTCACTGCGGCGCTCATGCTTGCCAGCTGCTCCACCGGATCAAGCGATTCGACAACCGCTCCCGAAACCTCCAATGCCAACGGGTCAGAGGAGCGCATTGTGACAATGGGTCTCGGCGACGTCGATACGGTCCTTGCGCTCGGTGAACAACCGGTCGGTTACGCCACCTGGCAACAGGAAGGTTCGGGAGACCCTTCCGGACTTGGACCATGGGCCAAGGACAAACTCACAGTCGACCCAAACCCGATCCGGGATACGACCACCGAGTTAAGCACCGACACTGCCGAAAGAGTTGCCTCGCTCAACCCGACAAAGATCATTGCGGTGAACAGTGGTCTCGAAGCTGACAAGAAGGCGCTGCTCGAGCAAATTGCGCCAACTACCTTCCACTCGGATGCATACCAAGATTGGCAAGTGCCGTGGGATGAGCAGATTAAGGAAATCTCCAAGGCGTTGAATAAGGAAGCCGAAGGCGAAAAACTCATCGCCGATTCCGAGCAGGCTTTCCAAGATTTCCGCGAAGCTCACCCTGAGTTGCAAGGCAAAACAGCGGTAATCGGCATGCCTTACGACGGAAAGTTTGGCGTATACACCTCGGGCGACGGCCGCGGCTCCTTCATTGAAAAGCTTGGTTTCAAGATCCCAGAGAAGTTCAACGGCGATGGCTCCAGCTTCTTCCTCGACTGGTCGCCTGAAAACTACGTCGACTTCAACGACGTGGACTACCTCTTCGTGCTGGACTATTACGGCGCAATCGATGCGCTGAAGAACGACGAGAATTTCATGGACCTTGATGTCAACAAGCGTGGCGGGGTCTACTGGCTAGACACCGATACCGCCAATGCAATGAGCATGCCGAACCCCCTCACCATCCCGTACGCAATCGAGCAAATCAAAAAGTCGCTCTAG
- a CDS encoding ABC transporter ATP-binding protein, giving the protein MMLQVRNLKVSYGASVIVDGIDLDVPQGGVTTIIGPNGCGKSTLLRATAGLIARDGGTVMLNGVDTSKMKRREIARQLAVLPQTPVAPEGLTVRDLVSRGRHPHQSWLRQASAEDARAVDAVMELTNIAEFADRPLERLSGGQRQRAWIAMVLAQDTPLVFLDEPTTYLDLSHSVEVLSLVRRLADQEGRTVLMVLHDLNLAARYSDQLIVMQRGEVRAVGAPAEVVTETLLNSVFDLPAVVATDPVNGGPLVVPR; this is encoded by the coding sequence ATGATGCTTCAGGTTCGAAATCTCAAGGTGAGTTATGGGGCTTCCGTCATCGTTGACGGCATTGATCTCGACGTGCCCCAAGGCGGTGTCACCACAATCATCGGCCCCAACGGTTGCGGCAAGTCAACGCTGTTGCGAGCTACAGCAGGGCTTATTGCGCGCGATGGCGGCACGGTAATGCTGAACGGCGTAGACACGTCGAAAATGAAGCGCCGAGAGATTGCGCGTCAGCTAGCAGTATTGCCACAGACGCCTGTCGCCCCCGAGGGACTGACGGTTCGTGACTTGGTCAGCCGCGGACGCCACCCGCATCAGTCTTGGCTACGACAGGCTTCTGCTGAGGATGCGCGTGCGGTTGATGCGGTGATGGAACTGACCAATATTGCAGAGTTTGCAGATCGTCCACTCGAACGGCTTTCTGGCGGACAGCGCCAGCGTGCCTGGATCGCGATGGTCTTGGCGCAGGACACTCCGCTCGTGTTTTTGGACGAGCCGACGACATACCTCGACCTGTCTCACTCCGTCGAGGTCTTGTCGCTCGTACGTCGACTCGCTGATCAAGAGGGGCGAACCGTGCTCATGGTGTTGCATGATTTGAACCTCGCAGCACGCTACTCGGATCAACTTATCGTGATGCAGCGTGGCGAGGTTCGTGCGGTCGGTGCGCCTGCCGAGGTGGTCACGGAGACTTTGCTGAACAGCGTTTTTGATCTGCCTGCTGTCGTGGCAACCGACCCGGTAAATGGGGGCCCACTGGTTGTCCCCCGGTAA
- a CDS encoding FecCD family ABC transporter permease, whose product MRVFVTNGVLAVLAFAAALGGVIVGDFGLTVRDVASALMGQSTELARTVIVQWRLPRVVTALGVGAALGFAGAIFQTITRNPLASPDILGVTSGASAFALTALLAGGSSGMLLHLLGVPLSAFLGGLAVSAAIWWLSRGAGLGSFQLVFAGIIINALAMAYTSFLLVRADYRDVGKAQAWVTGSVGSASWRDALAVLIALAVVVPFLRWAAFNLQALSLGEDTAAGLGVEPRHMQLILMLMAVVLASVAVAASGPIAFVAFVAPQIGRKITQAATPPLGTAMLAGAAIVSGADLAVRTLVPGNLPVGIATTAIGGAALLYTLLRATRKVSV is encoded by the coding sequence ATGCGGGTTTTCGTGACGAATGGTGTCCTTGCGGTGTTGGCTTTCGCCGCGGCCCTTGGCGGCGTTATAGTCGGGGACTTCGGGCTTACGGTGCGGGATGTCGCTTCTGCGCTCATGGGCCAATCCACAGAATTGGCTCGTACGGTGATTGTTCAGTGGCGTCTGCCGCGGGTGGTAACTGCTTTGGGAGTAGGAGCTGCGCTTGGTTTTGCGGGGGCGATCTTCCAGACCATCACGAGGAATCCATTGGCGAGCCCAGACATCTTGGGCGTCACTTCGGGTGCCTCCGCTTTCGCATTGACTGCGTTACTTGCTGGTGGAAGCTCCGGAATGCTGCTGCATCTTCTGGGGGTCCCGCTCAGTGCGTTCCTCGGTGGATTAGCAGTGTCTGCGGCAATCTGGTGGCTGAGCCGTGGCGCGGGTCTCGGGTCTTTCCAGCTTGTCTTCGCCGGGATCATTATCAATGCACTGGCGATGGCATATACCTCGTTCCTGCTCGTTCGCGCCGACTATCGTGACGTGGGCAAGGCGCAGGCGTGGGTGACCGGCTCGGTGGGTTCTGCTAGCTGGCGCGATGCACTCGCCGTACTTATTGCGCTGGCAGTCGTCGTTCCGTTCTTGCGGTGGGCAGCCTTCAATCTGCAGGCGCTCTCGCTCGGGGAGGATACGGCTGCTGGCCTCGGGGTGGAGCCCCGGCATATGCAACTCATCCTCATGCTCATGGCTGTAGTGCTGGCATCGGTGGCCGTCGCGGCGTCTGGTCCGATAGCTTTTGTGGCGTTTGTTGCGCCACAGATTGGACGCAAGATCACACAAGCAGCAACGCCACCTTTAGGAACAGCGATGCTCGCTGGCGCGGCGATTGTGTCTGGCGCAGACTTAGCAGTGCGCACCCTGGTGCCGGGGAACTTGCCGGTGGGCATAGCTACAACTGCGATTGGTGGCGCAGCACTGCTCTACACACTGCTACGCGCAACACGAAAGGTGTCCGTATGA
- a CDS encoding FecCD family ABC transporter permease: MDKRVGLVAFLAASTVCAALVSLLFGAREMGFGATLGAVRDGIVLAFSGGAERLEASSDEAKIIAQLRVPRTLLGLLVGAALGTAGALLQGHTRNPLADTNLLGVGPGAALAVAAAISFHGSMTVLGTVGVGFLGAILAVALVFTLSMRSLGSSPIMVVLGGSALGAVCSALTSGIVLTNTQSLNEMRFWTAGAIAGRDMQVVAVLAPVILLGLVGAFAMANRVNLLNLGDDVASALGVSVPLSRAVGIVLVALLTGAAVAGAGPIGFVGLVVPHLVRAFTGPDYRWVLPCSALAGATLLLLADVIGRVIARPGELQVGITLAFVGAPFALYLLRKGAKL; encoded by the coding sequence GTGGATAAACGTGTAGGGCTTGTCGCTTTCCTTGCGGCTTCCACCGTGTGCGCGGCATTAGTGTCTCTTCTGTTCGGGGCGCGTGAAATGGGTTTCGGGGCGACGTTGGGCGCGGTTCGCGACGGAATTGTGTTGGCATTCTCGGGAGGAGCCGAGAGGCTTGAGGCCTCCAGCGACGAGGCGAAGATCATTGCACAGCTTCGGGTTCCGCGCACCCTGCTCGGCCTGTTGGTGGGGGCAGCGTTGGGCACAGCGGGGGCGTTGCTGCAGGGGCACACTCGAAACCCGCTCGCGGACACAAACTTGCTGGGTGTAGGCCCTGGTGCGGCGCTTGCGGTGGCTGCAGCCATTTCCTTTCATGGCTCAATGACGGTGTTGGGCACTGTTGGGGTGGGATTCCTCGGCGCAATACTTGCGGTGGCGCTCGTGTTCACACTCAGTATGAGGAGCCTGGGATCGAGCCCGATCATGGTTGTGCTCGGTGGTTCTGCGCTGGGCGCGGTTTGTAGTGCGCTCACCAGCGGCATCGTGCTGACCAATACACAAAGCCTCAACGAGATGCGGTTTTGGACGGCGGGCGCTATCGCTGGGCGCGACATGCAGGTGGTCGCGGTGCTTGCCCCGGTGATTCTCCTCGGACTAGTGGGGGCCTTCGCCATGGCAAACAGGGTGAACCTCCTGAACTTGGGAGACGATGTGGCAAGCGCACTTGGCGTGAGCGTCCCCCTCTCGCGGGCCGTGGGCATCGTCCTGGTTGCATTGCTCACGGGTGCCGCGGTGGCTGGGGCGGGCCCAATCGGGTTCGTCGGTCTGGTTGTTCCACACCTTGTGCGCGCCTTCACGGGGCCCGATTACCGCTGGGTACTACCGTGTTCCGCGTTGGCTGGGGCCACGTTGCTTTTGCTTGCCGACGTTATCGGCCGCGTCATCGCCAGGCCCGGCGAATTGCAGGTGGGCATCACGCTCGCCTTCGTTGGTGCCCCATTTGCCCTGTACCTCTTGCGCAAAGGGGCGAAACTGTGA
- a CDS encoding siderophore-interacting protein, translating into MSFRSFLATVVRSERIAPSFQRVTFTGIDAMGPAVPIRDLRIKLLIPPASGLFELPEEGWWDTWRAMPEHTRGHLRTYSIREFRRSADSPDEVDVDFVLHSDSPGPASAWAQDAHPGQQLLIIGPTRDDDSGVGIEFNPGSAGIARLYGDETALPAMARILEDWPEGLAGSVDIEVPAGNHLPIDFPSQVDVRWHFRAEGDFDYGGLLLAQLKQEVGSRCASASLENGEPGLVDEAQLDEVWETPTYSSSGELIGPTSDTAGHTYYWIAGKNTAVTAMRRLLVKEAGVPRHHVSFMGYWR; encoded by the coding sequence GTGAGTTTTAGGTCTTTTCTTGCAACCGTCGTCCGGAGTGAACGTATTGCGCCGAGTTTCCAGCGGGTGACGTTCACCGGGATCGACGCCATGGGGCCCGCCGTTCCGATCAGAGATTTGCGTATCAAGCTGCTGATCCCGCCTGCCAGCGGTCTGTTCGAGCTTCCCGAAGAGGGGTGGTGGGACACATGGCGTGCGATGCCGGAGCACACGCGCGGACACCTGCGTACCTATTCCATTCGGGAGTTCCGGCGAAGTGCTGACAGCCCTGACGAAGTGGATGTGGATTTTGTTTTGCACAGCGATAGTCCCGGTCCCGCCTCGGCGTGGGCACAAGACGCTCACCCTGGACAGCAGCTGCTGATTATTGGACCAACCCGCGACGATGATTCCGGTGTTGGTATTGAATTTAACCCCGGATCTGCTGGGATTGCCCGTCTTTACGGCGATGAAACCGCGTTGCCTGCAATGGCTCGTATCCTGGAGGATTGGCCCGAGGGGCTCGCTGGTTCGGTTGATATCGAGGTGCCCGCCGGCAATCACCTGCCCATCGACTTCCCTTCACAGGTTGATGTCCGGTGGCATTTTCGTGCAGAGGGGGACTTCGACTATGGAGGCTTGCTTCTTGCGCAGCTGAAACAGGAAGTTGGATCCCGTTGTGCCTCCGCTTCGTTGGAAAATGGAGAACCTGGTCTTGTGGATGAAGCCCAGCTCGATGAAGTCTGGGAGACACCCACGTATTCCAGCAGTGGAGAATTGATAGGTCCCACGTCGGATACTGCAGGGCACACCTATTACTGGATCGCAGGGAAGAACACGGCTGTGACGGCGATGCGGCGGCTCCTGGTGAAAGAGGCGGGTGTGCCTCGCCACCACGTGTCGTTTATGGGGTATTGGCGATAA
- a CDS encoding PspC domain-containing protein: MRRPYYRTSRGRVIAGVCAGLAERYGRSPDTIRWWYAVAQLFSLPAIATYILQWLLYPLDDNPEPPETEQPAS; the protein is encoded by the coding sequence ATGCGCAGGCCTTACTACAGGACATCACGCGGACGCGTCATTGCAGGGGTCTGTGCAGGGCTCGCAGAACGCTACGGTCGCAGCCCAGACACAATCCGTTGGTGGTATGCAGTAGCGCAACTATTTAGCTTGCCCGCCATTGCCACCTATATCCTCCAGTGGTTGTTGTATCCGCTCGACGATAACCCTGAGCCGCCGGAAACTGAGCAACCTGCAAGCTGA
- a CDS encoding Fic family protein — protein sequence MTYETLPWQAATENISRRAQLRTPRKYESAIVPRIANEELQLRPETLAAADRATIAVTRFDATHATDLIPFIPLLLRGEAVASSRIEQLTSSSRKIFEAELSGSGSANAKLIVANVRQMQRVIAVDTATTETLLAMHSVLLQDAAPRIAGRLREQPVWIGGPDNHHPGGALFVPPHHDHVPELLADLERFMSRRDIPALAQAAITHAQLETIHPFADGNGRTGRALVHVLLKTHGISVNGSVPISAGLLSHIDDYFAALDAYRQGDADQIVNLFAASALEAVEYGTWIADELNTLLDEWKQQLTARSDALVWRVLPLLLQRPVITTRIVVEELGATQTSAGNALEALAQAGIVTGAQLDRRTRAWRAPDVLDLLNEFAEQRRRT from the coding sequence GTGACTTATGAGACTTTGCCGTGGCAGGCTGCAACCGAGAATATATCGCGTCGGGCGCAGCTACGTACGCCGCGAAAATACGAGAGCGCCATAGTCCCGCGCATCGCTAACGAGGAATTGCAGCTACGCCCTGAAACGCTTGCAGCCGCGGATCGAGCAACCATCGCGGTGACGCGTTTCGACGCCACACACGCCACAGACCTCATTCCTTTTATCCCACTTTTGCTGCGCGGTGAAGCCGTCGCATCGAGTAGAATTGAACAACTTACCTCCTCGTCTCGCAAGATATTTGAAGCGGAACTTTCTGGTTCGGGGTCGGCCAATGCAAAGCTGATCGTGGCGAATGTTCGACAGATGCAACGGGTGATTGCAGTTGATACAGCAACAACTGAAACGTTGTTGGCGATGCACAGTGTGCTTCTGCAGGACGCTGCACCGAGAATCGCAGGTCGACTGCGCGAGCAGCCGGTGTGGATCGGTGGACCGGACAACCACCACCCGGGCGGTGCATTGTTCGTTCCGCCGCACCACGATCATGTACCGGAGCTGTTGGCGGATCTGGAGAGGTTCATGTCGCGCCGCGACATCCCAGCGTTGGCGCAGGCCGCGATTACACACGCTCAGTTGGAAACCATCCACCCCTTCGCGGACGGAAACGGGAGGACAGGGAGAGCCCTCGTTCATGTGTTGCTGAAAACCCACGGCATCAGTGTCAATGGGTCGGTGCCAATCTCTGCAGGTTTGCTGTCCCATATTGATGACTACTTTGCTGCACTGGACGCATACCGGCAAGGTGACGCCGACCAAATCGTCAACCTTTTCGCAGCAAGTGCGCTCGAAGCCGTCGAGTACGGCACGTGGATCGCAGATGAACTGAATACGCTGCTGGATGAGTGGAAGCAACAGTTGACCGCACGCTCCGATGCCCTTGTATGGAGAGTGCTCCCGTTGTTGTTGCAGCGGCCGGTAATCACCACGCGGATTGTGGTAGAGGAATTAGGAGCGACGCAGACCTCAGCAGGAAATGCGCTCGAAGCACTCGCGCAGGCCGGCATCGTTACCGGAGCACAGCTGGACAGACGCACCCGCGCCTGGCGAGCCCCCGACGTGTTGGATTTGCTCAATGAGTTCGCCGAGCAGAGGCGACGCACTTGA
- a CDS encoding IS3 family transposase, whose protein sequence is MRIIGVSRSRVFYQTKPRPRVADPIAYDKRRINRLSDTTVERILELLDANPHSGVDQVFYAALNNGIYLASLRSFYRVAKKHGRLLYQRHNTKAKQAQRKRNASPPHVRATAPGQVLCWDITFLPGQYVGQNFACHTVIDLYSRAIVGCVVAERENSHVAAAMFDDILTRFPHVKTVHSDNGSAMTSKRLGKLFAKHGVARSFNRPHTSNDNPHTESVFHTMKGRTYYPKTFATLGHAKNWLNEWVPVYNATPHSGINYYPPQAILDGTWDKLQHQREEGMRNALREGIITQLPNTAAGTGIPAEVSIIRTTTQTAPPPQPITI, encoded by the coding sequence ATGCGCATCATCGGAGTCTCACGCAGCCGCGTGTTCTATCAAACGAAGCCACGCCCACGTGTTGCCGATCCAATTGCCTACGACAAACGACGGATCAACCGACTGTCCGATACCACTGTCGAGCGCATCTTGGAATTGCTAGACGCCAATCCACATTCCGGGGTGGACCAGGTGTTTTACGCCGCGTTAAACAACGGGATTTACCTGGCAAGCCTGCGCAGTTTCTACCGAGTTGCCAAAAAACATGGACGATTGCTCTACCAACGACACAACACCAAAGCCAAGCAAGCTCAACGCAAACGAAACGCCTCCCCGCCACATGTACGCGCCACAGCACCAGGCCAGGTACTGTGCTGGGACATTACCTTCTTGCCTGGCCAATACGTCGGACAAAACTTCGCATGCCACACGGTCATTGACCTGTACTCCCGCGCAATCGTTGGCTGCGTCGTAGCAGAACGCGAAAACAGCCACGTAGCAGCAGCAATGTTTGACGACATCCTGACTCGTTTTCCCCACGTGAAAACCGTGCACTCTGATAACGGCAGTGCGATGACAAGCAAACGCCTCGGCAAACTCTTCGCCAAACACGGTGTGGCCCGCTCATTTAACCGGCCTCACACCAGCAACGACAATCCGCATACCGAGTCGGTATTCCACACGATGAAAGGCAGGACCTACTACCCGAAAACGTTTGCCACACTCGGCCACGCCAAAAACTGGCTCAACGAATGGGTGCCGGTCTATAACGCCACTCCCCACAGTGGAATCAACTACTACCCACCACAAGCAATCCTCGACGGCACCTGGGACAAACTGCAACACCAACGCGAGGAGGGGATGCGAAACGCGCTACGCGAAGGCATCATCACTCAACTTCCGAACACCGCAGCTGGCACAGGCATTCCGGCAGAAGTCAGCATCATCCGCACCACTACCCAAACCGCCCCGCCCCCACAACCCATCACGATCTAA
- the glf gene encoding UDP-galactopyranose mutase codes for MTYDLIVVGSGFFGLTVAEQAASELGKRVLVVEKRNHIGGNAYSEKEPETGIEVHKYGAHLFHTSNERVWEYVNRFTSFTDYQHRVFAMHDGTAYQFPMGLGLINQFFGKYYSPDEARKLIEEQREGRDPAEATNLEERGIALIGKPLYEAFVKHYTAKQWQTDPTELPPEIISRLPVRYTFNNRYFNDKYEGLPVDGYAAWLENMADHELIDVRLDTDWFDIRDEFTGIPVVYTGPLDRYFDYAEGHLGWRTLDFEQEVLDTGDFQGTSVMNYNDADVPYTRIHEFRHFHPERSEYPTDKTVIVKEYSRFATDDDEVYYPINTPEDRAKLLKYRELAAEESRKNGVLFGGRLGTYQYLDMHMAIGAALSLFDNHLRPHFEDGEPLDQKRGH; via the coding sequence ATGACTTACGACCTCATTGTTGTTGGATCCGGATTCTTCGGCCTCACCGTGGCAGAGCAAGCCGCCAGCGAGCTGGGTAAGCGGGTGCTCGTGGTGGAGAAGCGCAACCACATCGGCGGCAACGCCTACTCCGAAAAGGAGCCGGAAACCGGCATTGAGGTGCACAAGTACGGTGCGCACCTCTTCCACACCTCCAACGAGCGCGTGTGGGAGTACGTCAATCGCTTCACCTCCTTTACCGACTACCAGCACCGCGTCTTCGCGATGCACGACGGCACCGCCTACCAGTTCCCAATGGGTCTGGGCCTGATCAACCAGTTCTTCGGTAAGTACTACTCGCCGGACGAGGCCCGCAAGCTGATCGAAGAACAGCGCGAGGGTCGCGACCCCGCCGAGGCTACGAACCTCGAAGAGCGTGGCATTGCGCTGATCGGCAAGCCGCTGTACGAGGCATTTGTGAAGCACTACACCGCCAAGCAGTGGCAGACCGATCCCACCGAACTACCGCCGGAAATCATCTCCCGCCTGCCAGTTCGCTACACCTTCAACAACCGCTACTTCAACGACAAGTACGAAGGCCTGCCCGTCGACGGCTACGCCGCCTGGCTCGAGAACATGGCCGATCACGAACTTATCGACGTCCGCCTCGACACCGACTGGTTCGACATCCGCGACGAGTTCACCGGCATCCCAGTGGTCTACACCGGGCCGCTCGATCGCTACTTCGACTACGCCGAAGGCCACCTCGGTTGGCGCACCCTCGACTTCGAACAGGAAGTACTGGACACAGGCGACTTCCAGGGCACCTCGGTGATGAACTACAACGACGCTGACGTCCCCTACACCCGCATCCACGAGTTCCGCCACTTCCACCCGGAGCGCTCCGAATACCCAACGGACAAGACGGTGATCGTGAAGGAGTACTCCCGCTTCGCCACGGACGACGACGAGGTGTACTACCCAATCAACACCCCCGAAGACCGCGCCAAGCTGCTGAAATACCGCGAACTCGCCGCCGAGGAATCCCGCAAGAACGGCGTCCTGTTCGGCGGCCGCCTGGGCACCTACCAGTACCTGGACATGCACATGGCCATCGGCGCTGCCCTGTCCCTGTTCGACAACCACCTGCGCCCCCACTTCGAGGACGGCGAGCCGCTGGACCAGAAGCGCGGGCACTAG